In a single window of the Acidobacteriota bacterium genome:
- a CDS encoding DUF4388 domain-containing protein, whose translation MLNIFVHASAMNQVLESPSLPVTETTIESVLLDADLFIKYSSPEKAFDLLRASIERSPRSIPLREKMRDICVRQKNLSEAARQCLALVSLYIAREDFDIAYDRLQEAKLLDPRISVAPGLEAIRRARRPEFAEGRDRKPQQIRTDVTFAGNLAYVSLFDAVQVIESAKMTGLLVIKSDLHMGNVAFNEGKIVDAECNGHNGQTAFRDLIEINGGTFEFSTSQQEFPVVIVVSNNTNFLLDVLTELDHERAEKQGLRDVGSEMI comes from the coding sequence GTGTTGAACATTTTTGTTCACGCATCTGCTATGAATCAGGTCCTCGAATCTCCGTCGCTGCCCGTCACCGAAACCACCATCGAATCCGTACTTCTCGATGCGGATCTGTTCATCAAATACAGTTCGCCTGAGAAGGCCTTTGACCTGCTCCGAGCGTCGATCGAACGCAGTCCGCGGTCAATACCGCTGCGTGAAAAGATGCGGGATATCTGCGTCCGGCAAAAGAACCTTAGCGAGGCCGCACGGCAATGTTTGGCTCTTGTCAGCTTATACATCGCTCGCGAAGATTTCGACATCGCCTACGACCGCCTGCAAGAGGCAAAGCTGCTCGACCCGCGCATTTCAGTAGCTCCGGGACTCGAGGCGATCCGGCGTGCACGCAGGCCCGAGTTTGCCGAAGGCCGCGACCGAAAACCGCAGCAGATACGTACCGACGTCACTTTTGCAGGAAACCTTGCTTACGTCAGCCTGTTTGACGCGGTTCAGGTCATCGAAAGTGCGAAAATGACTGGCTTGCTCGTCATAAAATCTGACCTGCACATGGGCAATGTCGCGTTCAACGAAGGCAAGATCGTCGATGCGGAATGCAATGGGCACAACGGACAGACGGCTTTTCGCGATCTTATCGAGATCAACGGCGGTACTTTTGAATTTTCCACATCACAACAGGAATTTCCGGTCGTGATCGTGGTTTCCAACAATACGAATTTTCTGCTCGACGTCCTCACCGAACTTGACCATGAACGAGCCGAAAAGCAGGGGCTGCGTGACGTCGGGAGCGAAATGATCTAA
- the smc gene encoding chromosome segregation protein SMC — translation MFKLQRLEITGFKSFADHTEIVFTGNGITAVVGPNGCGKSNVSDAISWVLGEQRAKSLRGGEMKDVVFAGTKDRKPGGMAEVVLHLVRDDSTFDIDEGELEDIDERLSSIDDASVDMNEIEGIDPEPEEAAELVEAIAEPDADQPEKTEAAESEQIETVKALAVGSAQVVQTKVKTKRHWRPRSFALDFAPGEAVSVTRRLYLSGESEYMLNGKTCRLRDITDLFAGTGLSGAHYAIIEQGRIGQILSAKPADRRSLIEEAAGISKFRARQRAAESRLESAKTNLARIYDIVSEVETRVNSLRRQAAKTRRFKLLQEEFRGLLRTLYAAEGRHFAQLSDELRQRLAEASKEEEALHQQLADKENAAKEQTLRSRTAEESLAELRKIHSHNALERDRAEREHLYKSDQLVSLNTRCESLRGEIAASKQRIELLATEIERLRGDEQRETAAYQQVHEELTHAEEVHAREASALAEIETKLDELRTHLIQHTAAAERFDEIAKQLDNNIRRLNDRAAGLDVEGERAAGAFTANQKTAEELAANLAEEEAKLISLNAEKETLMAETAADRDALRAAESALQALQEEHSAKKHRLETLKELEEKRAVYAPQVQKILNSADEIGVRFHGVLADRLHVTPDAESAIESLFGPWLEAICVESVDDAKRATAWLRSQGIGRAAMVVLPPSEQNEEPAEGIAGVLGISKRTADALSGVFAREMSAQLVDALPSNGNAGTGVYVDRSGDILIGGRLFISGDGNAAGQNDSLLAFKRELTQLAKDTRRLVGDIEASVAKVESARSRLIESESKMVDLQSLIIKVDRGIHGLQIQVLAAKEEIERAERHRKLVADEAGQIRSELAEIEERKAEALSGKTEAEKALTEASSGIEALAGSLAEARSRTHAADAVLNEKRMTAATSDERRRAAVNALRRVENESREFESRLNLQSVELAEAEGKIRSLHEEITAITDRIANSGVEVEREDTEIADAIAALSAAREASDRASEELAELNRQAAEARDRRAEIEVRQAEAATELKNVSENCVHELNIAINDLMAEVELPEELDLAETRRHADDLRDRLEGFGAINMLALEELAEAEERHQFLTSQRQDIVDSIAATEEALREIKQRSRERFKTAFEAINQNFTEFFRELFGGGQGEMTLLESDDILDAGIEIVAQPPGKRLQNILLLSGGEKAMTAIALVLAIFKYRPSPFCLLDEVDAPLDDANVGRFAQKVADMSERTQFIVITHNKKTMEAARALYGVTMQEPGVSKIVSVKFD, via the coding sequence ATGTTTAAGCTCCAGCGCCTCGAGATCACCGGTTTCAAGTCCTTTGCCGACCACACCGAGATAGTCTTTACCGGCAACGGCATCACTGCCGTCGTCGGGCCGAACGGTTGCGGCAAATCGAATGTATCCGACGCAATTTCCTGGGTCCTGGGAGAACAGCGCGCGAAAAGCCTTCGCGGCGGCGAGATGAAAGACGTCGTTTTCGCAGGGACGAAAGACCGAAAACCGGGAGGAATGGCAGAGGTCGTCCTGCATCTTGTTCGCGATGATTCGACGTTCGACATCGACGAAGGCGAGCTTGAGGACATCGATGAGCGCCTCAGTTCCATAGACGATGCCTCGGTCGACATGAATGAGATCGAGGGCATCGACCCGGAACCTGAAGAAGCGGCCGAACTTGTCGAAGCCATCGCAGAACCTGACGCGGATCAGCCGGAGAAAACTGAGGCAGCGGAATCTGAACAGATCGAGACGGTGAAGGCACTTGCGGTGGGTTCCGCTCAGGTCGTCCAGACAAAGGTAAAGACAAAACGCCATTGGCGGCCGCGTTCATTCGCGTTGGATTTCGCTCCCGGCGAGGCGGTTTCCGTCACTCGTCGGCTTTATCTTTCGGGCGAGAGCGAATATATGCTCAACGGCAAGACATGCCGTCTGCGCGACATTACGGACCTGTTCGCAGGAACCGGCCTGTCGGGAGCTCATTACGCGATCATCGAGCAGGGACGCATCGGACAAATACTCTCTGCCAAGCCTGCAGACCGACGCAGCCTGATCGAAGAGGCGGCCGGCATCTCAAAATTCCGAGCCCGCCAGCGTGCTGCTGAATCGCGTCTGGAATCTGCAAAGACCAATCTCGCCCGCATTTACGATATCGTTTCAGAGGTCGAAACGCGGGTGAATTCACTTCGCAGGCAGGCCGCCAAAACCCGACGTTTCAAGCTGCTGCAGGAAGAATTCCGCGGCCTGCTCCGCACGCTTTATGCAGCCGAAGGCCGCCATTTCGCACAGCTTTCCGATGAGTTGAGACAGCGCCTTGCCGAAGCGTCGAAGGAAGAAGAGGCCCTGCACCAGCAGCTCGCGGACAAGGAGAACGCGGCAAAGGAGCAGACACTTCGTTCGCGCACAGCAGAGGAAAGCCTCGCGGAGTTGCGGAAGATACATTCGCACAATGCCCTCGAACGCGATCGTGCCGAACGCGAGCATCTGTATAAATCAGATCAGCTTGTTTCGCTGAATACACGTTGCGAAAGTCTTCGCGGCGAGATCGCGGCAAGCAAACAGCGGATCGAGCTGCTCGCTACGGAGATAGAACGCCTGCGTGGGGACGAACAGCGTGAAACGGCGGCCTATCAACAGGTCCACGAGGAGCTCACACATGCCGAAGAGGTGCATGCACGCGAGGCGTCAGCTCTGGCTGAGATCGAGACAAAGCTCGACGAACTCCGCACGCATCTCATACAGCACACCGCCGCTGCCGAGCGTTTTGACGAGATCGCAAAACAGCTCGACAACAACATTCGTCGTTTGAACGACCGTGCCGCGGGCCTCGATGTCGAAGGCGAACGTGCGGCCGGTGCATTCACTGCAAATCAGAAGACCGCGGAGGAACTTGCGGCGAACCTTGCCGAGGAAGAGGCAAAGCTAATATCGCTAAATGCCGAAAAGGAAACGCTGATGGCCGAAACCGCGGCCGACCGCGACGCTTTGCGTGCCGCGGAATCGGCCTTGCAGGCTCTTCAGGAGGAGCATTCGGCAAAGAAACATCGGCTTGAGACGCTCAAGGAACTCGAAGAAAAGCGTGCCGTTTACGCTCCGCAGGTGCAAAAGATTCTGAACTCTGCGGATGAGATCGGCGTCCGTTTTCACGGCGTATTGGCTGACCGCCTGCACGTCACGCCCGATGCCGAATCGGCGATCGAATCGCTATTCGGGCCGTGGCTTGAGGCCATCTGTGTCGAATCCGTCGATGACGCGAAACGCGCGACCGCGTGGCTGCGTTCGCAGGGTATAGGCCGTGCGGCGATGGTCGTCCTTCCGCCGTCGGAACAGAACGAAGAGCCCGCAGAAGGCATTGCGGGCGTTCTCGGCATTTCGAAGAGAACTGCCGATGCACTCAGCGGCGTTTTCGCCCGCGAGATGTCTGCCCAGCTGGTCGATGCCCTGCCGTCCAATGGAAACGCGGGCACGGGCGTTTACGTTGACCGCTCGGGCGATATTTTGATCGGCGGACGGCTGTTCATCAGCGGTGACGGAAACGCTGCAGGCCAGAATGACTCGCTGCTGGCATTCAAACGCGAACTTACACAGCTTGCGAAAGACACGCGTCGGCTCGTCGGCGACATCGAGGCATCGGTCGCAAAGGTCGAATCTGCACGAAGCCGTCTGATCGAGAGTGAAAGCAAGATGGTCGACCTGCAGTCCCTGATCATCAAGGTCGATCGCGGTATTCATGGGCTGCAGATACAGGTCCTCGCCGCGAAAGAAGAGATAGAGCGTGCCGAACGGCATCGGAAATTGGTCGCTGACGAGGCGGGCCAGATCCGCTCGGAACTCGCCGAGATCGAGGAACGAAAGGCCGAGGCCCTAAGCGGAAAAACCGAAGCAGAAAAAGCCCTGACAGAGGCGAGCAGCGGGATCGAAGCACTCGCCGGATCATTGGCGGAGGCACGTTCGCGGACGCATGCCGCTGACGCCGTTCTCAATGAAAAGCGCATGACGGCCGCGACCTCGGACGAACGCAGGCGTGCCGCCGTGAATGCTCTGCGGCGTGTCGAGAACGAAAGCCGCGAATTTGAAAGCCGGCTCAATCTGCAGTCGGTCGAGCTTGCCGAGGCAGAGGGCAAGATACGCTCGCTTCATGAAGAGATCACAGCGATCACTGACCGCATCGCGAATTCAGGTGTCGAGGTGGAACGCGAGGACACCGAGATCGCCGATGCCATAGCGGCTTTGTCGGCCGCACGCGAAGCGTCGGATCGGGCGAGCGAAGAACTCGCCGAGCTTAATCGGCAGGCAGCCGAGGCACGCGACCGCCGTGCCGAGATCGAAGTGCGTCAGGCAGAGGCGGCGACCGAGCTGAAGAACGTTTCAGAGAATTGCGTCCACGAACTCAACATCGCCATTAACGACCTGATGGCGGAGGTCGAACTGCCGGAAGAACTCGACCTTGCCGAAACTCGTCGTCACGCGGACGATCTTCGCGACAGGCTGGAGGGATTCGGAGCGATAAACATGCTCGCTCTCGAGGAGCTGGCCGAGGCAGAAGAGCGGCATCAGTTCCTTACATCGCAGCGGCAGGACATAGTTGACAGCATAGCCGCGACCGAAGAGGCACTTCGTGAGATAAAGCAGCGTTCACGCGAGCGTTTCAAGACGGCATTTGAAGCGATCAATCAGAATTTCACCGAATTTTTCCGCGAGCTATTCGGCGGCGGACAGGGCGAGATGACGCTGCTTGAGTCCGACGATATTCTGGATGCAGGCATAGAAATAGTCGCGCAGCCGCCGGGCAAACGTCTTCAAAACATTCTACTTCTCTCCGGCGGCGAAAAGGCGATGACAGCCATTGCGCTAGTACTTGCGATCTTCAAATACCGTCCGTCGCCTTTCTGTCTGCTTGACGAGGTAGATGCTCCGCTGGATGACGCGAACGTCGGCCGCTTTGCGCAAAAGGTCGCCGATATGTCTGAAAGAACGCAATTCATCGTCATCACGCACAACAAAAAGACGATGGAGGCCGCACGTGCGCTCTACGGCGTCACGATGCAGGAGCCCGGCGTTTCGAAAATTGTCTCCGTCAAGTTTGATTAA